AATTCTCCCCCAAATCCTGCGCGACATCCATTTAAGCGACTTGCAGCAATTGAAGTTGGAATTGGAAACTCTTAAAGATGAGGGAGGAAATTTAGATGTAAATTCTCCTCTACCCCTGAGTACCCAATCCTTAGAATTAGTTCTCGGTCTTCCAGACAGATGTCATCGCCGTCGTCCCGACTGGGTGCGAGTGGCGACAAACGGACGAATGGTGAAGTCGCCGGAACTCGAACAAACTATACTGGCATCATTTCAGCGTACATTACCGCGCGATCGCTACCCCATCTGTTTCCTGCACCTGCAAATTTCGCCCGATCGAATTGACTGGAATCGCCATCCCGCCAAAGCAGAAATCTACTTGCACTCAATAAATTACTGGCAGCAACAAGTTACCCAAGCGATCGATCGAGCTTTGCAAATCAGTGTAGCCAATCTTCCCGAAGCCGCCCACAGCGAGAGAGTGGGTAAATTGCTGACCGCCGCCGAAAACAAAAGCAATTACAACGTCAATCGTTCTATATCACCAGTTTCATCCCCTAAAGATGATATTGGACTGATGGAACTGCGTGCCGTTAGCCAAATTCACAACACTTATATTGTCGCCGAACATCCAGCCGGCGTTTGGTTAGTAGAGCAACACATCGCCCACGAGCGCGTAATATACGAGCAAATATGTTCCGCTTGGCAGCTCGTACCAGTTCAACCGCCGATCGTACTTACCAATTTATCACCTGCCCAAGTCGAACAACTGCAACGCATTGGCTTAGAAATCGAAACCTTTGGCGAACAAATGTGGGCAGTACGCACCGTACCCGAACTGCTAGCAAAGCGAGAAGATTGTGCAAACGCTCTCCTAGAACTCAGTTTAGGGGGTGACTTGCAAACCGCGCAAGTCGCCGTTGCCTGTCGCACTGCCATCCGCAACGGTACTCCTCTAACGCTACCGCAAATGCAAACTCTCTTAGAACAATGGCAGTACACGCGCCATCCGCGCACTTGTCCCCACGGTCGCCCTATCTATTTAGCTTTAGAGGAATCTGCTTTAGCTCGATTTTTCCGCCGTCATTGGGTAATTGGCAAAAGCCACGGCATTTAGGAAAAGCGGGTAGGTCTGGGCAGACCCATGTGTCTGCCCAGACCTATGAGGTGAAAAACAAGAGGATTTTACGTATTTAATGTATAAATCATATCAAGTAATTATTTATAGACAAAAATTTTTAGGTATAGCTTTATTCACGACATTTTCACTTTTGTGACTTAAACTGACGACAGTTCTGTTTACAGACAGATACTAACTCAAAAATAGGTTATACGAAATCCAGTTTAGCTACCCCGTTATCCTCTTTTTCTTCTCTGGAGCGCCCTATGCGTCTGGAGCAGTTCCTTATAAAGGGGGTAATAAATTCGGATTTCTTATTCTGTCCTAACAGAGGCGTTGCGCGTCTAAAATATCGGGAATATGTCACATACCCTAATGGTAGAGCGAGCATAGTTAGAGATTGCTAATATCTATTAATTTTTGCTTGCCACAGTCAAAAAATAATTAAAAAATCACTTTTGCAAAAGTTTTATCAAGCTAATATGAGCATAAAACCGATAAAATATTTTGGATTGTTAGCGTTAAAATCGATAGTATGCTAATAAAAATAGCAATAATTTCAGATTAATTTGGCAAATAAATTACAAAAAAGTAGTTGACTTTATTTCACAGTTTAAACAGTGTCATCGTTAAATATCGAGTGCCGTATGCTACCAAAATCTATCTGGAAGATTGCAATCAGCTTTATTTACCGCCGTAATATTTTGTTCGCGTTGCGAAAGCTTTTTGTGCGGGAAGCGTCAGGCCGAAAAATCTTTGGAGGCTTACAGCTATGCTTCGGTTAAACACGAAACCTCGTTCCTGGGGACTTCAGACTCGCTTGCTAGTGCCGATCGCATCAGTATTAGCAGCAGCGATCGGTCAAGGCGTCTTCTCAAACCTCTCCATCAGCAAGCAACTAGAGCTTTTAGTCAACCAGCGAGGAACCACAGTCCTGGAAGGAATCCTCAAATCGCTGGAAGAAAAAAGACGATCGAAAGAAATCTTTGCCCATCTGCTGGCAGACGAAAATGGTTTACCCCAAGCAGTCCAACGCGGCGACAAGGTTGCCTTAACTAAAATAGTTACGCCTGTGCGGCAGAAATTGGGGGTAGGGGGAATTGATATATGGACGAAAAACAGTCGGGAAATGATGGATTTAAACTTACCAGAAACCGACCAGCTCGAAAAACCCCTCGTCAAAACTGCTTTATCCGGACAAACTACCTCTACAGTGACGATCGGTCGTCACGGCTTGATCGTATTAGCATCAGCCCCAATTAAAATATCTGGACGCATTATCGGGGTAGTGTTGGTCGGTACTACACTAAAGGACAAAGCTCTCGACCAAATCCAAGAGCGTAATGGCGTAGAGTTGGCACTGTTCCGCGAAGGCAAACTGCTCACTACCACCATCAAGCAAGCTGATGTGAGGCGCTTGCTAAACAAACATAACCTCACGAGAAACAAGCTAGCGCAGCTCAACCGAGACTTAGCTCCCTACAACTTCCGCATCACAGCCAAATCACTAGGTAACAACTGTTTATTCGTCGCTCTGGTTCCCATTAAAGATTTAGTTTTACATTCCAAGCAGCGCTATGCGATCGCCCTGTTTTGCACTTTAGTACAGGCACTCGCCCTGTTGTGGTTCATCTTCGTCCTCGCTCAAGACATTGCCAAACCCCTAAAAGTTATGGTCGCCGCTACCGGCGACATCGTGCGGGGGAACTACTTTCGACGGGTAGCGTCCGGTAAAATTCAGGAACTAAACGACTTAGGAGCAGCAATTAACCACCTAGCCGAGCAACTGGAAATTCAACTGACCGAACTAACCGATCGGGCATTCCAGGACCCCTTGACCAAATTACCAAACCGTGGTTTATTTTTGAACGAGCTAGACCGAGTTTTGACTGCGATGATTCGACACAAGTCTTCAGTTGCTGTGCTGTTTTTGGACTTGGACGGCTTTAAGGTGATCAACGATAGCCTGGGACACAAAGCAGGAGACCAACTGCTGATTGCCGTCAGTCAGCGTCTCAAATCTTGTGTGCGATCGATCGATGTAGTCGCCCGTCTCGGTGGCGATGAATTTACCATCTTGCTTAAAGACATAATTGACGAGAGCGATGCCACTCATACAGCAGAACGAATCTTAGACCAACTGCAAACCCCATTCAACCTGGAAGGGCGCGAAGTATTCATCAGCAGCAGCATAGGGATTTC
This region of Aerosakkonema funiforme FACHB-1375 genomic DNA includes:
- a CDS encoding putative bifunctional diguanylate cyclase/phosphodiesterase — protein: MLRLNTKPRSWGLQTRLLVPIASVLAAAIGQGVFSNLSISKQLELLVNQRGTTVLEGILKSLEEKRRSKEIFAHLLADENGLPQAVQRGDKVALTKIVTPVRQKLGVGGIDIWTKNSREMMDLNLPETDQLEKPLVKTALSGQTTSTVTIGRHGLIVLASAPIKISGRIIGVVLVGTTLKDKALDQIQERNGVELALFREGKLLTTTIKQADVRRLLNKHNLTRNKLAQLNRDLAPYNFRITAKSLGNNCLFVALVPIKDLVLHSKQRYAIALFCTLVQALALLWFIFVLAQDIAKPLKVMVAATGDIVRGNYFRRVASGKIQELNDLGAAINHLAEQLEIQLTELTDRAFQDPLTKLPNRGLFLNELDRVLTAMIRHKSSVAVLFLDLDGFKVINDSLGHKAGDQLLIAVSQRLKSCVRSIDVVARLGGDEFTILLKDIIDESDATHTAERILDQLQTPFNLEGREVFISSSIGISFCTSGYERSEDLLRNADAAMYQSKKNGKSRYTIFKPDMDSRAFERLQLATDLRRAIELQEFKLYYQPIVELENGTIVGLEALVRWEHPRIGLISPAKFIPLAEETGLILPIGEWVLETACRQAKYWHLRYPDRAPLTVSVNLSAKQFQQPQLEDKIAQILARIELAPQNLKLEITESMMMEQGDATIATLYKLKNLGIQLAIDDFGTGFSALSYLKRFPVDTLKIDRSFIKGLGYNREDTAIVHAVIAFAKALHLSVTAEGIETAEQLSQLQALRCDRGQGYYFSQPITADAVQLLIDRNCDPHLDRFPPKDGSNVNSILYNTLTTKRSSLDFGF
- the mutL gene encoding DNA mismatch repair endonuclease MutL; this encodes MPSPIQFLPAEVVHLIAAGEVIDSLAAVVRELVENALDANATRITISLWPEQWRVRVADNGCGMDLDDLRLAATAHSTSKIRRCEDLWKITSLGFRGEALHSLAQLSELEICSRTADGTQGWRILYDGLGEPAIEQAIAIASGTIVTAANIFGTWTVRRQGLPPAAQQLKAVQATIHQIALCHPQVTWQVQQNDRQWFTISPGDTPQQILPQILRDIHLSDLQQLKLELETLKDEGGNLDVNSPLPLSTQSLELVLGLPDRCHRRRPDWVRVATNGRMVKSPELEQTILASFQRTLPRDRYPICFLHLQISPDRIDWNRHPAKAEIYLHSINYWQQQVTQAIDRALQISVANLPEAAHSERVGKLLTAAENKSNYNVNRSISPVSSPKDDIGLMELRAVSQIHNTYIVAEHPAGVWLVEQHIAHERVIYEQICSAWQLVPVQPPIVLTNLSPAQVEQLQRIGLEIETFGEQMWAVRTVPELLAKREDCANALLELSLGGDLQTAQVAVACRTAIRNGTPLTLPQMQTLLEQWQYTRHPRTCPHGRPIYLALEESALARFFRRHWVIGKSHGI